A window of Alphaproteobacteria bacterium genomic DNA:
GAGACCAAGCCCACCATCGTTGCTCCGGCGAGCCCGGAAACGCTCCCCGAGCCGCCGCGCGGCGCCATTAGTTTCGCAAACGTAACGTTCCAATATCCAAGCCGGCCGGGGGTTTCGGCGCTTTCCGAGTTCTCGCTCGAGGTCGACCCCGGCGAGCGCATCGCGCTGGTCGGTCCTTCGGGAGCGGGCAAGACCACGGTCTTTCAGCTCTTGCTGCGCTTTTACGATCCCGAGAGCGGCAGCCTGCGCCTGGATGGCGTCGAGCTGACCCGGGCCCGGCCCGGCGAGGTGCGCGAGCGCATCGGCCTGGTGTCGCAGGATCCGGTGGTGTTCGGCGCCGATGTTTGGGAGAACATCCGCTACGGCCGGCCCGAGGCCAGCGACGACGAGGTGCGGGTGGCGGCCGAGGCGGCGGCGGCCAGCGAGTTCATCGAGCGCCTGCCTCAGGGTTTCGACAGTTATCTCGGCGAGCGCGGTGCCACGCTCTCGGGCGGCCAGCGCCAGCGCATCGCCATTGCCCGGGCGATCTTGCGCAATCCCGCCGTGCTGCTGCTCGACGAGGCCACCAGCGCGCTCGATGCCGAGAGCGAACGCGCCGTGCAGGCGGCGCTGGAGCCCTTGATGGCGGGCCGCACGACGCTGGTCATTGCCCATCGCCTGGCCACGGTGCTGGGCGCCGACCGCATCGTGGTGCTCGACCAGGGCCGCATCGTGGCCAGCGGCAAGCATGACGAGCTGATGGCCCAGCGCGGGCTTTATGCCCACCTGGCCGGGCTGCAGTTCGACCGCGGACCGCTGGCGGCCCAATAGGCTGGGGGACCGCGGCATGGGCAAGGCGTTACTTATCGTCGTGGTGGTCATGGTGCTGGCCGTCGCCAGCTTCGGCCTGCACACGGTTTGGGTGGCCGGCCAGTTCAAGACGCTGGAGCCGCATTTTGCCGGCCAGTGCCGGACACTGGACGGCATCGTCGGCGCCGAGGACATGGTCATCCACGCGGCGCTGGGCCGCGCCTTCGTCGCCGCCTGGGATCGCCGCGCCGGGGCCGCCGGACGTCTCGAGGCGGGCGCGATTTGGGGCTACGACCTGGAGGCCGGGGCGGCGCCCCGCAACCTGACGCCGGAGCTTTCGTTTCCCTTCCATCCCCACGGTCTGGGCCTGTTGGCGCAAGATGCCGGCGGTATCCTGATGGTGGTCAACCACCGGCCCCGGGGCGACACCATCGAGGTTTTCACGATCACGGAGGCGGGGCTCAAGCACAGCGGCACGGTCAGCGGCGACTTGCTGAAATCCGTCAACGACGTGGTGCCGGTGGCGCCCGATCGGTTTTATGCCAGCCTCGATCACGGTGCGCCGAAGGGCTTCCAGCGCATGCTGGAGGACTATCTCAGGCTGCCGCTCTCGGGCGTGGTCTACTACGACGGCGCCCAACTCAGACCCGTGGCCGACGGCATCGCCTATGCCAACGGCATCAACCTGAGCCCCGATGGCGGCAAAGTCTATGTCGCCGCCACCACCGGGCGGCGTCTGCACGTCTTCGACCGCGAGCCCTTTGAGGGCGGCTTGACGCCCCGAAAAGAGATTTTCCTCGGCACCGGCGTTGACAACATCGACGTCGACGGGGCCGGCAATTTGTGGATCGCGGCCCACCCCAAATTGCTCAGCTTCGTGGCCCACGCCAAGGACCCGGCCGAGCCGGCGCCCTCGCAGGTGCTGAAGCTGGTGCCGCGGGGCGACGACTTCGAGGTCAGCGAGATTTTCCTCGATTTGGGCCAGCTGTTGCCGGCCTCCAGCGTCGCCGCCCGGCTGGGCCGGCGGCTGCTGATCGGCCCCGTATTCGCCCCCCGTTTCCTCGATTGCACCATGGCCCAGACGTGACAGATAGCCCTGAAAAAAATCCCTCCCGCGACTTCATCCGCGAGCGCATCCGCGCCGACCTGGCCGACGGCACCGCCGAGACCCTGGTGACGCGCTTTCCGCCCGAGCCGAATGGTTACCTACACATCGGCCACGCCAAGTCGATGTGCCTCAACTTCGGCGTCGCGGCGGAGTTCGGCGGGCGCTGCAACCTGCGCTTCGACGATACCAACCCGATCAAGGAGGAGGAGGAATTCATCGCCGCCATCGAGGCCGACGTGCGCTGGCTGGGATTCGATTGGGGCGCTGGCGCCTGTTTCGCTTCGGACTATTTCGCCGAGCATTTCGCCTGGGCCGAGCACCTGATCGAAGCCGGCCTGGCCTATGTCGACGACCTCTCGGCCGAGGACATCCGCGAATACCGCGGCACGCTGACCGAAGCCGGCCGCGCCAGCCCCTACCGCGACCGCGCGGCGGCGGAAAACCTCGATCTCTTCCGCCGCATGCGGGCCGGCGAGTTTGCCGACGGGGCGCGGGTGCTGCGGGCCAGGATCGACATGGCGTCGGGCAACATCAACCTCCGCGATCCCGTGCTCTACCGCATTCTTCACGCCGCCCACCCGCGCACCGGCCAGGCCTGGTGCATCTATCCCACCTACGACTTCGCCCACGGCCAGTCCGACGCCATCGAGGGCGTCAGCCATTCCATCTGTACGCTGGAGTTCGAAGACCACCGGCCGCTTTACGACTGGCTGATCGACAACCTGCCGACGCCTTCGCGGCCGCGCCAGTACGAGTTCGCCCGCCTCGCCATGACCTACACCATACTCTCGAAGCGCCACCTCACGCGCCTGGTCGACGAGGGGCACGTCACGGGCTGGGACGATCCGCGCATGCCGACGCTTTCGGGCCTCAGGCGCCGCGGCGTGCCGGCGGCGGCGGTGCGCGACTTCATCGGCCGTATCGGCGTCGGCAAAAGCGCCCAGACCGTCGAGGTGGCGCAGCTCGAGGCCTGCATCCGGGAACACCTGAACCAGAGCGCCCAGCGCCGCCTGGCCGTGCTGCGTCCGCTGCGCCTGGTGATCGAGAATTACGCGCAAGGCGAGAGCGAGCTGCTGCCGGCCGTCAACAATCCCGAGGACCCGGAAGCGGGCAGCCGCCAGCTCGCCTTCTCGGGCGAGCTTTGGATCGAGCGCGAGGATTTCATGGAGGAGCCGCCGAAAAAGTTCTTCCGCCTGGCGCCCGGCCGCGAGGTCAGGCTGCGCTACGCCTATTTCGTCACCTGCACCGAGGTGGTGAAAGACGCCGCCGGCGAAGTCGTCGAGGTGCGCTGCACCTACGACCCCGCCACCCGCGGCGGCGACGCCCCCGACGGGCGTCGTGTGCGCGGCACCATCCATTGGGTCTCGGCGGCCCATGCCATGCCTGCCGAGGTGCGGCTCTACGATCATCTTTTCGCCCGGCCCGACCCGGGCGCCGAGGGCGACGCGCTGGAGGACCTCAATCCGGATTCGCTGGTGGTACTCGAGGACTGCCAACTCGAGCCTTCGCTGGCCGAGGCCGAAATCGGTCAGGCGCTGCAGTTCGAACGCCAGGGCTACTTCGCCGCCGATGCCCAATCGACGGCCGAGATGCCGATTTTCAACCGCACCGTGGCGCTGCGCGATAGCTGGGCCAAGATAGCCAAGCAGCAAGGCGGCAAGACCCGATAGCAAATGCCGGTTATGATCGTTTCCGGCCCTAGTGCCCTGCCCGAGGAATTCATAAGATGAATTTCTGGGCTAAGCAGGCCACTAAACATTTGAATCTAGTGTGATTCAGATCCCGAATTTCGGCGCATGAAATGCGCCGAACTTCAGATTCATCACGCTAGTCGAAAACCGTCGAACCCCGCTGGGAAAGGACCCTGATGGCCTCGAAACCCTGGGAAGTCAGCGCCTTCAGGCGCAAACGCTTCGGCGCCGGTGCCCTGCTCTTCGAGGAGGGCGACGAGGGCGACGAGGTCTTTTTGGTTACCGAGGGCGAGGTCGAGATCCGCCGCGACACGGGCGGCGACAACCCGCGCATCCTGGCCCGCCTGGGCAAGGGCGATATCTTCGGCGAGTTGGCGCTATTCGACGACGCGCCGCGCATGGCCACCGTGGCGGCCGTGACACCGACTGTGTGCAATATCATCTCACGCGAGGAATTCGAAAAGCGCCTGCAAGAGATGGATCCCGTGATGCGCGGCATCACCACGCTGCTGGTGCGTCGCGTGCGGCGCCTTACCGACATGGTGGCATCGCGCAAGAAAAGCTCTTGAGGGCGATGGTGTCGGACAGAGAGCTGAGCGTCGCCATCGCCGGCCTGGGAGCCATCGGCCTGGCTGTGGCCCGGCGTCTGGATGATGGTCATGGGGGCGGCATTAAGGGATTGCGGCTGGCAGCCGTGTCGGCCCGCGACCGGGCCGGGGCGGCCGCCAGGATGGCCGATTTCGCGGCGCCGGTACCGGTGCTGACGCTGGCTGAACTTGGCGGGACCGAATCCGACGTGGTCGTCGAATGCGCACCCGCGGCGCTCTTTCGCGAGATCGCCGAACCGGCCATCAGGGCCGGCCGCATCTTCCTGCCGGTCAGTGTCGGCGCGTTGCTGCAGCATGACGATCTGATCGAACTGGCCGGCCAGAGAGGCGCCTGCATCATCGTGCCTACCGGCGCCCTCCTTGGCCTCGATGCCGTGCGCGCCGCCGCCGAGGGCGGCATCCATAGCGTCACCATGATCACGGCCAAGCCGCCCGCGGGTCTGGCCGGCGCACCGTATCTCGAGGAAAACGGTATTTCCCTCGATGGGCTCGCGGAGCCCCTTCAGGTCTTCTCCGGCTCGGCCCGTGAGGGAGCCCGGGGCTTTCCCGCCAACGTCAACGTCGCCGCGGCGCTCAGCCTGGCTGGCATCGGCCCCGACCAGACCCGCCTCGAGATCTGGGCCGACCCGGAAGTGACGCGCAACACCCACCGCATCGAGGTCGAGGCCCAGGCCGCCCGCTTCAGCATGAGCATTGAGAACGTGCCGTCCGAGGAAAACCCCCGCACCGGCCGCATCACGCCGCTCAGTGTCATCGCCGCGCTCAGGCGCCTGGTCGATCTCCTGGTGGCGGGGTCTTAGTCAGCGGTTTTTCGCCGCTCGGGGAAAAGATCCTTGACCAGGGCGTCGACGGCCGTGGCGAAAGGGGCAGCCGGGTTCTTTTCGCAATAGCTGCCGAGCCGGTCGATCACGCTATAGAGGTCGCGCTGGCCGAGTACGTCGTAGGTTTCCGGCGCGGCCCGGTTCATCGCCGTGACGTAGCCCGCGGTCCAGGACAAAAAGCGCGCAAAGCCCGGGGACGAGCGTTCGAACTCGACCAGAAAGACGCTGCAGTCCCGGTTGCCCAAGCCCTGGATGTGGTAGCGCCCATCCAGCGAAGCGGATTCCGATGGCGTGGCCGTTGCTGCCAGCAAACAAAACAGCCCCGCCGCGAGCGGCCGCCTAATGCGCTTCGTCCCAGTTGTCGCCAAGACCGGTATCGACGATCAGCGGCACGCGGATGCGGGCCGCTGCTTCCATCACCGACTTGACCAGCGCCGCGGTCTCCTCGACCTCGGCCTCGGGCACGTCGAACAAGAGCTCGTCGTGCACTTGCAAGAGCATGCGGGCGCTCAGGCCGCGGGCCTCCAGCGCCGCTGGCAGGCGGATCATGGCGCGTTTGACGATGTCGGCGGCCGAGCCCTGCAGCGGCGCGTTGATGGCGGCGCGTTCGGAAAAGCCGCGCCGGGCCTGGTTCTTGTCGTTGATGCCGGGCAGGTGGCAGCGCCGCCCGAAGATGGTTTCGACGTAGCCCGTCTGGCGGCAAAACTCCTTGGTGCTGTCCATGTAGGCGCGGATGCCGGGATACTGCGCGAAATAGGCCTCGATGGTCTGCCCTGCCTCCGACCTGCCGATGCCCAGCTGGCGCGCCAGGCCGAAGGCGCTGATGCCGTAGATGATGCCGAAATTGACGGCCTTGGCCCGGCGCCTGAGCGCCGGATCCATGCCTTCCAGGGGCTGGCCGAAGACCTGGCTGGCGGTCAGGGCGTGAATGTCGGCGCCCTCGTGGAAGGCCTCGATCAGCACCTCGATGCCGGCCACGTGGGCCAGCAGGCGAAGCTCGATCTGCGAATAGTCGGCCGACAGCAAACGGCAGCCCACGGCCGGCACGAAGGCGCGGCGGATCTTGCGGCCTTCCTCGGTGCGGATGGGGATGTTCTGCAGGTTGGGGTCCGCCGACGCCAGGCGGCCGGTGTTGGCCGCCGCCATGTGGAAGGTGGTGTGGACGCGGCCGGTGCGGGAATTGATCTGGCCCTGGAGCGCATCGCTGTAGGTCGATTTGAGCTTTTGCAACTGGCGCCAGTCGAGCACCCGGGCCGGCAGCTCGTGGCCCTCCGCGGCCAGGTCCTCGAGCACCTCGTGGCCGGTCTGGTAGGCGCCGGTCTTGGTCTTCTTGGCGCCTTTGAGCCCCATCTCGTCGAACAGGATCTCGCCCAGTTGCTTGGGCGAGGCCAGGTTGAACTCATGGCCGGCGAGGCCATGGATCTGGCCTTCGAGATCCGCCATGCGCCTGGCGAAGTCCTCCGAGAGCGCCGCCAGGGCCGCCGGGTCGACGCGGATACCGGCCCCTTCCATGGCCAGCAGCACCGGCACCAGGGGACGCTCGATGGTTTCGTAAAGGCTTGTCTGGCGCTCGGCGAACAGCCTCGGCTTGAGCAGGCGATGGAGCCTCAGCGTCACGTCGGCGTCCTCGGCGGCATATTCCACGGCTTTGTCGAGCGCCACCCGGTCGAAGGTGATCTGGCTTTTGCCGCTGCCCGCCACGTCTTTGAAAGGGATGGGTTTGAAGCCCAGGTGAACCTCGGCCAGCGCATCCATGCCATGGCCATGCAGCCCGGCATCGAGCACGAAGGAGAGCACCATGGTGTCGTCAATCGGTCCCACGGCGATGCCGTAGCGCCCCAGTATGGCCATGTCGTACTTGATGTTCTGGCCCACCTTGAGCACCGACGGGTCTTCCAGCAGCGGCTTCAACAAGGCCAGCGCCTGGTCCAGCGGGATTTGCTCGGGCGCCGCCTCGCCGCCGCCGTCCATCAGATCGAGCGTGCCCTGGATGTCCGTGCCCTTGTGCGCGAGCGGCAGGTAACAGGCCCGGCCAGGTTCGATGCACAGCGAGAGGCCGACCAATTCGGCCTGCATGGTATCGAGCGACGTGGTCTCGGTGTCGACGGCGACGATGCCGGCGCTTCGTGCCCGTTCGATCCAGGCCTCCAGATCGGCCGTTTTCTGCACCGCCCGGTAGTCGCGTTCGGCAGGCTTCGACACGGCGGCAGGGGCCTCGGCCCCTTCGAACCTCGGGCCCAGCCGGGCCGCCAGCTTGCCCAGCTCGAGCTCTTCCAGGAAGGCGAACAAGACCTCGGGATCGGGTTTGCCGAGCAGCAAATCATCGAGTTCCTCGGTCACCGGGGCGTCGTCCCTCAGTGTCACCAACTGGCGGCTCAGCCGCGCCAGTTCGGCGTGGTCGATCAGGTTCTGGCGGCGCTTGGGCTGGGTGATCTCCCCGGCCCGGGCCAGCAGGCTGTCGAGGTCGCCGAAATCGTTGATCAGTTGCGCCGCCGTCTTGACGCCGATGCCCGGCACGCCGGGCACGTTGTCGCTGGAATCGCCGGCCAGGGCCTGCACCTCGATGACCTTGCCGGGGCCGACGCCGAAGCGCTCCTCGACCTCCGCGGGGCCGATGTGGCGCTGCTTCATGGGATCGAGCATGCTGACGCCTTCGCCCACGAGCTGCATCATGTCCTTGTCCGACGACATGATCAGCACCTCGAGGCCAGCCTCGCGGCCCAGCCTCGTATAGGTGGCGATGAGGTCGTCGGCCTCGAAGCCCGCCAGTTCGACGCTGGCCACGTTGAAGGCTCGCGTCGCGTCGCGCACCAAGGGGAACTGGGGGATCAGGTCGTCCGGCGGCGGCGGCCGGTGGGCCTTGTAGTCGGCGTAGATATCGTTGCGAAAGCTGGCCCGGGCGGTATCGAAGACCACCGCCAGATAGGCCACGTCGCCGGCCGCCCAGGCGTCGTCCAGGAGCTTGTTGAGCATGTTGCAGAAACCCGCCACGGCGCCCGTGGGCAGGCCGTCGCGCTTGCGGCTGAGCGGCGGCAGGGCGTGAAAGGCGCGAAAGATGTAGCCCGAGCCGTCGATCAGCACCA
This region includes:
- a CDS encoding aspartate dehydrogenase, translating into MVSDRELSVAIAGLGAIGLAVARRLDDGHGGGIKGLRLAAVSARDRAGAAARMADFAAPVPVLTLAELGGTESDVVVECAPAALFREIAEPAIRAGRIFLPVSVGALLQHDDLIELAGQRGACIIVPTGALLGLDAVRAAAEGGIHSVTMITAKPPAGLAGAPYLEENGISLDGLAEPLQVFSGSAREGARGFPANVNVAAALSLAGIGPDQTRLEIWADPEVTRNTHRIEVEAQAARFSMSIENVPSEENPRTGRITPLSVIAALRRLVDLLVAGS
- the polA gene encoding DNA polymerase I, with the protein product MSEESQRRPKRLVLIDGSGYIFRAFHALPPLSRKRDGLPTGAVAGFCNMLNKLLDDAWAAGDVAYLAVVFDTARASFRNDIYADYKAHRPPPPDDLIPQFPLVRDATRAFNVASVELAGFEADDLIATYTRLGREAGLEVLIMSSDKDMMQLVGEGVSMLDPMKQRHIGPAEVEERFGVGPGKVIEVQALAGDSSDNVPGVPGIGVKTAAQLINDFGDLDSLLARAGEITQPKRRQNLIDHAELARLSRQLVTLRDDAPVTEELDDLLLGKPDPEVLFAFLEELELGKLAARLGPRFEGAEAPAAVSKPAERDYRAVQKTADLEAWIERARSAGIVAVDTETTSLDTMQAELVGLSLCIEPGRACYLPLAHKGTDIQGTLDLMDGGGEAAPEQIPLDQALALLKPLLEDPSVLKVGQNIKYDMAILGRYGIAVGPIDDTMVLSFVLDAGLHGHGMDALAEVHLGFKPIPFKDVAGSGKSQITFDRVALDKAVEYAAEDADVTLRLHRLLKPRLFAERQTSLYETIERPLVPVLLAMEGAGIRVDPAALAALSEDFARRMADLEGQIHGLAGHEFNLASPKQLGEILFDEMGLKGAKKTKTGAYQTGHEVLEDLAAEGHELPARVLDWRQLQKLKSTYSDALQGQINSRTGRVHTTFHMAAANTGRLASADPNLQNIPIRTEEGRKIRRAFVPAVGCRLLSADYSQIELRLLAHVAGIEVLIEAFHEGADIHALTASQVFGQPLEGMDPALRRRAKAVNFGIIYGISAFGLARQLGIGRSEAGQTIEAYFAQYPGIRAYMDSTKEFCRQTGYVETIFGRRCHLPGINDKNQARRGFSERAAINAPLQGSAADIVKRAMIRLPAALEARGLSARMLLQVHDELLFDVPEAEVEETAALVKSVMEAAARIRVPLIVDTGLGDNWDEAH
- a CDS encoding cyclic nucleotide-binding domain-containing protein, with amino-acid sequence MASKPWEVSAFRRKRFGAGALLFEEGDEGDEVFLVTEGEVEIRRDTGGDNPRILARLGKGDIFGELALFDDAPRMATVAAVTPTVCNIISREEFEKRLQEMDPVMRGITTLLVRRVRRLTDMVASRKKSS
- a CDS encoding SMP-30/gluconolactonase/LRE family protein; translation: MGKALLIVVVVMVLAVASFGLHTVWVAGQFKTLEPHFAGQCRTLDGIVGAEDMVIHAALGRAFVAAWDRRAGAAGRLEAGAIWGYDLEAGAAPRNLTPELSFPFHPHGLGLLAQDAGGILMVVNHRPRGDTIEVFTITEAGLKHSGTVSGDLLKSVNDVVPVAPDRFYASLDHGAPKGFQRMLEDYLRLPLSGVVYYDGAQLRPVADGIAYANGINLSPDGGKVYVAATTGRRLHVFDREPFEGGLTPRKEIFLGTGVDNIDVDGAGNLWIAAHPKLLSFVAHAKDPAEPAPSQVLKLVPRGDDFEVSEIFLDLGQLLPASSVAARLGRRLLIGPVFAPRFLDCTMAQT
- a CDS encoding glutamine--tRNA ligase/YqeY domain fusion protein: MTDSPEKNPSRDFIRERIRADLADGTAETLVTRFPPEPNGYLHIGHAKSMCLNFGVAAEFGGRCNLRFDDTNPIKEEEEFIAAIEADVRWLGFDWGAGACFASDYFAEHFAWAEHLIEAGLAYVDDLSAEDIREYRGTLTEAGRASPYRDRAAAENLDLFRRMRAGEFADGARVLRARIDMASGNINLRDPVLYRILHAAHPRTGQAWCIYPTYDFAHGQSDAIEGVSHSICTLEFEDHRPLYDWLIDNLPTPSRPRQYEFARLAMTYTILSKRHLTRLVDEGHVTGWDDPRMPTLSGLRRRGVPAAAVRDFIGRIGVGKSAQTVEVAQLEACIREHLNQSAQRRLAVLRPLRLVIENYAQGESELLPAVNNPEDPEAGSRQLAFSGELWIEREDFMEEPPKKFFRLAPGREVRLRYAYFVTCTEVVKDAAGEVVEVRCTYDPATRGGDAPDGRRVRGTIHWVSAAHAMPAEVRLYDHLFARPDPGAEGDALEDLNPDSLVVLEDCQLEPSLAEAEIGQALQFERQGYFAADAQSTAEMPIFNRTVALRDSWAKIAKQQGGKTR